The following coding sequences lie in one Halodesulfovibrio sp. MK-HDV genomic window:
- a CDS encoding ABC transporter substrate-binding protein: MQLRFRFSLACTVLCCAFFFIIPRSAHSEPVLFITESLPPIVYTQNGNLKGYNIEVVKRLWKYMGMPEHEIKVQPWPRSIKNFDSSTPTCLFPVAMTEERKKRYRYVTTPVLFSVAILTHKRNEKLFSTPDHIKRARMCVPKAASILPLLRKQGYMDKNFDFGTTFPCSVKKFFKGRAPLIVGSIPNILYNYRLIGGDSSKLRVLKIVAKTPNGFIFNDAVPQEFIDHFQEAMNTFADSKEAIEIYNNYYPKL; this comes from the coding sequence ATGCAGCTACGATTTCGTTTTAGTTTAGCATGTACAGTTCTATGCTGTGCGTTCTTTTTCATCATACCGCGTTCTGCACACAGTGAACCTGTGCTCTTCATTACAGAGAGCCTACCACCCATTGTATATACTCAGAATGGTAATTTAAAAGGGTACAATATAGAAGTGGTGAAACGACTCTGGAAGTACATGGGTATGCCAGAGCACGAAATCAAAGTTCAGCCTTGGCCTCGCTCTATCAAAAATTTCGATTCCAGCACGCCAACGTGCCTTTTCCCTGTAGCAATGACGGAAGAGCGAAAGAAAAGGTATCGTTACGTCACAACACCCGTTCTATTTTCCGTAGCTATTCTCACACATAAACGAAACGAAAAACTCTTTTCGACACCTGATCATATTAAACGCGCCCGAATGTGCGTACCAAAAGCTGCGAGCATATTGCCTCTACTCCGCAAGCAGGGGTACATGGATAAAAACTTCGACTTCGGTACGACCTTTCCCTGTAGTGTGAAAAAATTCTTTAAAGGACGCGCTCCACTTATTGTCGGAAGCATTCCCAACATACTCTATAATTATCGACTAATCGGCGGAGATTCCTCAAAGCTGAGAGTGCTCAAGATTGTTGCTAAGACCCCTAACGGCTTCATATTTAACGACGCTGTGCCTCAAGAGTTTATAGATCACTTCCAAGAAGCAATGAACACGTTTGCTGATTCAAAAGAAGCAATAGAAATCTATAACAACTATTATCCCAAGCTATAG
- a CDS encoding metalloregulator ArsR/SmtB family transcription factor → MHNFIRITKALSDPTRVRILGLLLGGELCVCNIVEIMGLAQPTISRHLKQCTDADLTIGRKAGGWTHYRLATDSTDMYISTFLDLLQQAIKTDEEFTALQSNLLTLKKIKNIL, encoded by the coding sequence ATGCACAACTTTATTAGAATCACAAAAGCACTTTCAGACCCAACACGCGTGCGCATACTCGGCTTATTGCTCGGGGGCGAACTGTGTGTGTGTAATATTGTGGAAATTATGGGCCTTGCACAGCCTACAATTTCCCGTCACTTAAAACAGTGTACTGATGCCGATCTTACCATAGGCCGCAAAGCAGGCGGATGGACGCATTATCGCCTCGCAACAGATAGCACTGATATGTATATTTCAACGTTTTTAGATTTGCTGCAGCAAGCTATAAAAACAGATGAAGAGTTTACGGCCCTACAATCAAACCTGCTAACCTTAAAAAAAATTAAGAACATTCTTTAG
- a CDS encoding HD domain-containing protein encodes MTACDPQVNLQGREKLTRLADFLFEAGMLRKTPRSGYQFLGSGSENVAEHSFRTAIVGFVLANEAGADPVHTAMMCLFHDFHEARIGDFNYVNRIYNTSDPKAAFSHALEGTGLECLVMPYWDELEEAESLEAKLAQDADQIDLILNLKEEFDLGNKYAGKWMQGALPRLRTEFGRELAQRISETDHTDWWYKGPDSNWWTRKNGKKKAE; translated from the coding sequence ATGACAGCCTGCGATCCTCAGGTAAATTTACAAGGACGCGAGAAGCTTACCCGCCTCGCTGACTTTTTGTTTGAAGCAGGTATGCTGCGCAAAACTCCGCGTAGTGGATACCAGTTTTTAGGTTCCGGTAGTGAGAACGTCGCAGAGCACTCTTTTAGAACAGCCATTGTCGGATTTGTTCTCGCCAACGAAGCAGGTGCAGATCCCGTACATACTGCAATGATGTGCCTTTTTCATGATTTTCATGAGGCTCGTATTGGTGATTTTAACTACGTAAACCGTATTTATAACACCAGCGATCCTAAGGCTGCATTTTCTCATGCCCTTGAAGGAACAGGCCTTGAGTGTTTAGTAATGCCATACTGGGATGAGCTTGAAGAAGCGGAATCTCTGGAGGCAAAGCTTGCTCAGGATGCAGATCAGATTGATCTTATTCTGAACCTTAAAGAAGAGTTCGATCTCGGTAACAAATATGCCGGTAAATGGATGCAAGGCGCTTTGCCGCGTCTGCGTACAGAATTTGGTCGTGAGCTTGCTCAGCGAATCAGTGAAACAGACCACACCGACTGGTGGTACAAAGGCCCTGATAGTAACTGGTGGACACGTAAGAACGGTAAAAAGAAAGCTGAGTAA
- a CDS encoding DUF2238 domain-containing protein: MGRIFTAQNFPFILAAVFTIFFGVMGIAPVSREVWIAEVIPVAAIFILLCVTFPFFRFSNVSYGLMAFWLFWHTIGGHYTFAGVPFEWVTDLFGFERNHFDRIGHFSVGFYAYPIAELFIRRKLAGPIVTTLFALFTIMSIAAAYEIIEWQYAVLEGGTAGIEFLGSQGDIWDAQKDMLADTLGAVVTLILFWVFGKRWGSRG; encoded by the coding sequence ATGGGTCGAATATTTACTGCACAAAATTTTCCATTCATTCTTGCCGCGGTCTTTACAATTTTTTTTGGTGTAATGGGCATAGCTCCTGTTTCAAGAGAAGTATGGATTGCGGAAGTTATCCCTGTTGCAGCAATTTTCATTTTACTTTGTGTCACGTTTCCATTTTTTAGATTTTCAAACGTGTCATATGGCCTAATGGCGTTTTGGCTGTTTTGGCATACAATAGGCGGGCATTACACTTTTGCAGGCGTGCCTTTTGAATGGGTGACAGATCTTTTTGGGTTTGAACGTAACCACTTTGATAGGATCGGGCATTTTTCTGTAGGATTCTATGCATACCCGATTGCGGAATTGTTTATTCGTAGAAAACTCGCGGGACCGATAGTTACAACTCTTTTTGCATTATTCACCATCATGTCCATTGCGGCAGCATATGAGATTATCGAATGGCAATATGCTGTGCTTGAAGGCGGCACAGCTGGCATTGAGTTTCTCGGAAGTCAGGGAGACATTTGGGATGCGCAGAAAGATATGCTTGCAGACACCCTTGGAGCAGTTGTTACACTGATTTTGTTCTGGGTCTTTGGTAAGCGGTGGGGAAGTCGCGGTTAG
- a CDS encoding permease, translating into MLGWGLLYSQLPTIADVLTGMIPNVEAGSHLSESIRFFLYDTPKILLLLSLVVFAVGVMRTWITPERSRKYLTGRESLGNVIAACVGIITPFCSCSAVPLFLGFVAAGVPLGVTFSFLIAAPMVNEIALVLLYGLFGFKVAALYLVTGVTIAVIAGWVLGKMKLDHMLESWVRQIRDDGTNKSPSYPSFAHRLDFAWDSVVDILGKTWLYIVIGIAIGAGIHGYVPEGAMASIMGKDAWWSVPAAVAIGVPMYASAAGIIPIVSALLGKGAALGTALAFMMSVVALSLPEMVILRKVLSVKLITIYVAIVASGILVVGFLFNIVI; encoded by the coding sequence TTGCTCGGGTGGGGACTGCTCTATTCTCAGTTACCGACTATTGCGGATGTCCTGACTGGCATGATCCCAAATGTTGAAGCTGGCAGCCATCTATCAGAATCCATCCGGTTCTTCTTATATGATACTCCGAAAATTCTGCTATTGCTGAGTCTGGTTGTTTTCGCTGTTGGCGTTATGCGTACGTGGATTACTCCGGAACGTAGCCGTAAATATCTCACAGGCAGAGAATCCCTTGGTAACGTCATTGCAGCGTGTGTCGGCATTATTACGCCGTTCTGCTCCTGCTCTGCTGTACCGCTCTTTTTAGGATTCGTAGCAGCCGGTGTTCCGCTTGGTGTGACCTTCTCGTTTTTGATTGCCGCACCTATGGTTAACGAAATCGCCTTAGTTCTGCTGTACGGTCTGTTTGGATTCAAAGTAGCAGCACTGTACCTTGTGACTGGCGTAACCATTGCGGTTATTGCAGGCTGGGTACTTGGCAAGATGAAACTGGATCACATGTTGGAATCTTGGGTTCGTCAGATTCGTGATGATGGCACCAACAAATCCCCATCGTACCCTAGCTTTGCTCACCGCTTAGATTTTGCTTGGGATTCTGTTGTCGATATTCTGGGAAAAACATGGTTGTACATTGTTATTGGTATCGCAATCGGTGCCGGTATCCACGGCTATGTTCCAGAAGGTGCAATGGCATCTATTATGGGTAAAGATGCATGGTGGAGCGTCCCTGCCGCTGTTGCTATCGGCGTACCGATGTATGCCAGTGCCGCAGGCATTATCCCTATTGTCTCTGCCTTGCTAGGCAAAGGCGCTGCACTGGGTACCGCACTTGCATTTATGATGTCTGTTGTAGCACTCAGTCTTCCTGAAATGGTTATTCTTAGAAAAGTACTTAGCGTAAAGCTGATCACTATCTACGTAGCCATTGTTGCTTCCGGCATTCTGGTTGTTGGCTTCTTATTTAACATTGTTATTTAG